CCCTGTCGGACGCACCCCGCTACCGGGCCCTCAACAACGGGCTGCGGCGGCTGCGCCAGGAGCCGTTCCGGATCCGGATCGACGGGGCCGACCCGCTGGAGCTGGCCGCCGACGACATCGGCCTGGAGGGCGCCAACACCTCCTTCCAGGTCCACCTGAAGGTCGACCCCGACCGGTTCGCCGACCACTTCAACGCCATCCAGCTGGCCCTCGGCCCGGCCCTGGCGGTCGCCGGCAACTCCCCCACCTTCCTCGGCCACCGGCTCTGGGCCGAGACCAGGGTGGCGCTGTTCAAGCAGGCGATCGACGACCGGGACGCCGCCGGCCGGTCCAGCCGCCGCCTCTGCCGGGTCGCCTTTGGGACTGGCTGGAGCGCCACCGGCGCCATTGGGCTGCTGGAGGAGAGCGTCCGGCTGCACGAGCCGGTGCTGCCGGTGCTCAGCGGGGAACGTCCCCTGGAGCGTGTGGCGGCCGGCCAGGTCCCCGCCCTAGACGAGCTGCGGCTGCACCAGAGCACGGTGTGGCGCTGG
The DNA window shown above is from Actinomycetota bacterium and carries:
- a CDS encoding glutamate-cysteine ligase family protein, which gives rise to MGLTIERERFEPVDYVRFEERLEECLVAMGRLLKRPGFGTGPATVGAELELCLVDSQGRALPRNQEVRAETADPRVVLEVDRFNLELNLTPAPLAGRPFAAMANELDQALGIVRRAAAWHGGRLVMVGILPTLRPEDLQLAALSDAPRYRALNNGLRRLRQEPFRIRIDGADPLELAADDIGLEGANTSFQVHLKVDPDRFADHFNAIQLALGPALAVAGNSPTFLGHRLWAETRVALFKQAIDDRDAAGRSSRRLCRVAFGTGWSATGAIGLLEESVRLHEPVLPVLSGERPLERVAAGQVPALDELRLHQSTVWRWNRAIYDPADGGHLRIEMRALPAGPTVVDMLANAA